A stretch of DNA from Arthrobacter jiangjiafuii:
CGGGCAGGTGGCCCCGGTCCGTCATGCAGACCACGGTGAGGCCCACCGTGACGCTAATCAGGGCCACCAGTGTCCAGACCGTACCGCCCCAGCCGCCGAGATCGACGTCGTGTCCCGTCAACAGGACAGAGAGGGCAGTGGTCAAGGTCAGCACCGCCAGGGCAAGGAACCAGCCCAGGGCAACATCGGTCAGAGCGCCCTCCGTCCAGGACCCGGCGGGCTCCCGGTTGATGAGATGGACTGCGGTCAGCCCGACCGCCACCTGGAGGGCAGCGACAGACAGCACCGCTGGGGCGCTGTCCAGGGAAACCGCCATCAGCCAGCCCAGGGCTGTGGTGTTGGCAGCCAGGACGACCCACCCCAACCGGTTGTGCCGCGGATTCTGCCGCTGCCGGGGAAGCCACTGATATACGGCATAGCCCAGCCACAGAGCAGCGACCGGCAGCCACAGCCACCAGAACACGGCTGCCGGAGCCATCAGCGAACCGCCGGGGTCCAGCACCTCCAGCGTTCCGTTCTTCAGGGTGCCACGATCTTTCAGGGTTCCGCCGTCGCCGAAAACCTGGACCAGCGCGCAGCCCGTAGTCGCCGCGGCAGCAGCCGACACCGTGGCACGGCGGACAAGTCCGGGGGACATCGACGCCGTTAGGGGCGTCGGGCCGGACAGCGGAGAACGTCGAGGCGGTGCGGATACTGAAGGCGGGCGTGGAGGCACTGAGGGTGTCAGGACCCGCTTCTGCACGGGAGCGGTTTGCCGGGGCGTGGACTGCGGAAGCATCAGGGTCCTTCCCCTGCTGGAGAGTATCCGCAGGTCGTGCCCCGGGATATTTCCCCTCACCCTACCCAGCGCCACGGCAGTCGGCCAGAAAAAGATTTGGCGCTTAGGGCAGTGGCTACGTGGCGGCTCCCTCCGGCTGGTTAGGCTCCCAGTGGCTCCCGCCGGTCAGGGCGGCTCCCGGCCGGTCAGGCCGTGGCGGGCCGGCTCCCGGGCGCGAACGCCAGCGTGAGTCCGCTGCGGTACTGCACCGGTGCCCGGGTCAGCGGGTCCACGAATTCCACGGAACGGGCCAGCAGCTGCAGCGGCCGCGTGTAATCGTCCGGCGCCTGCGGCAGCAGCTCGGGATAGAACGAGTCGTTCAGGATGCCCAGTCCCAGCGAGGCCATGTGCACCCGCAACTGGTGGGTCTTACCGGTGTGGGGCTGCAGACGGTAGCGGCCCACGCCGTCGTGCTCTTCCAGCAGCTCGACGCGCGTTTCCGCATTGGGTTCGCCCTCCACCTCCTGCGCCAGGAGATAGGTGCGCGACTTGATCATCCGGCTGCGGACAACCCGGGGCAGCTCCAGATCGCTGCGGACAGGGGCAACCGCCTCATATTCCTTGCTGATGCGGCGCTTCTCGAACAGGGTCTGGTACTTACCCCGGGTCTGGGGGTTGGTGGAGAAGAGCAGTACTCCTGCAGTCATCCGGTCCAGACGGTGCATGGGGATCAGATCGGGGATATCCAGCTGCACCCGCAGCCGCACAAGGGCCGATTCGGCCACGTACATCCCGCCGGGTGTGGTGGGCAGGAAGTGCGGTTTGTCCACGACCAGCAGGTTTTCGTCCTGGTGCAGGATATTGATCTCGACCGGAAGCCGCTTTTCCGGTGGCAGTTCACGGTAGTACCAGATGAAGGTGTGCTCGTTCAGGAGGGTGCGCTGGCTGAGGGGGACACCGCCCAGACCGACCACTTCACCGCGGGCAAAGCGGTCCACGATGCCGTCCGGATCGACGTGGCCGAAGCGGTCAAGGACATAGTCCATGGCGGTTTCCCACGGGCCCTCCACCGGCAGGCGCAGACGGGTGGCATTCACGCCGTTGCGCACGGGAAGAGGAGATGACATCACCCTTCCAGCCTACCGAGTTCCCGGCAGGGCTGGTTTCAGCCAGGTGTGCCGGGAAGCCAGCGCACGACGACGGGAGGGGCCTAGGTTGCCGGCAGTGGCTGGCAGTGCGGACAGTAGTAGAGGTCCCGCAATTCCAGGGCGTTGTCGCCGACCAGTTCGTGCAGCACCTTCGTTCCGCAGCGCAGACAGCCGCGGGTCTCCCGGTTGTAGACCCAGAGCGGGTCGCCGCGCATGTTTCCGGTGGTGATTCTGCGGCTGCGCAGCTTGTTGGCTTCCAGCAGCCGCTTGGACAGGTCCACGATGCGGGGCAGGTTGGGTACCTGCGCCACCGGTGTCAGCGGATGCACTCCGGCCAGGAAACACACTTCACACCGGTAGACGTTCCCGATTCCGGCGAGATTACGCTGATCCAGCAGCGCCAGGCCAATGGGCCTTTCGGGTACCGATTCGATCCGCCGCAGTGCTTCGGCCGCATCCCAATCCGGTCCCAGCAGGTCCGGGCCAAGGTAACCGACGGCGTCGTCCTCTTCGGCCTGTGGAAGGACGCGGAGGAAGCCCAGATCAAAGCCCACCACCTGCTTGGCCGCTGTTTCCAGGATGCAGCGGGCCTTGAACGCCGGGCGCCGCCAGCGCTGCCCGCGGTCGTAGACGTGCCAGAGCCCTTCCATTTTCAGGTGCGAATGCAGCAGCCAGCCGTCTTCCGGTCCGCTCGCGGCCCGGTCTGGCGCGTGCTCATCCACCGGGGCGACATCCAACGGGCCGATCCGGATCAGCAGGTGCTTTCCGCGGGAGACGACTCCGGAGACGGTCCGGCCGCTGAAATCCGTCGTAGCGAATTTGGGCACCCGGATATCGCACCGGGTGATGGTTTCGCCGGCCAGTGCGGCATTCAGTTCCCGGGCGGCACGCCAGACGGTATCCCCCTCAGGCACGGTAGCGCAGCCCCTTGGGTGTGGTGTAAAAACCGGCGTGGATGAGGGCCCGCGCCGCGTCCGTGTCGAGGATTTCAGTGCCGTTGACCTTTTCGATGGCCATCTTTTCCGCAGCTCCCCGCCGGATGATGCCCACCAGCGCGGTGGCGGAAAGCTCCAGCGCTGCCGGGTCTTCGGTGAAGGTGAGCAGTGTCTTTCCGCCCCGTTCTGCGTACAGGGCCAGATCGCCGTCCACGAGAACCACCAGCGCTCCGGCTTTCCGTCCGGGCCGGTGGCCACCGTCGAGTGGCGGCCACGGCAGCGCCGCACCGTAGGGATTGGCCGGGTCTGTCGCGGCCAGGGCCACTGCCGTGGGTTCCGACTTCCGCAGCTGCCCGTCCTCGGAAAAGGAGCGCAGCCGGTCCACGGTGGCCGGCACGGCAAACTGGGCGGCACCCAGTTGCTCAATGAAGTATCCGCGGCGGCAGCGGCCCATCTCCTCCAGCCGGGCGAGCACCCGGTACAGCAGGCCGAAACCGCCCGGGGTCCCCTCGCTGGCGACAGAGCCGCGGGTGAGGATGCCGTAGCGGTCCATCAACAGTTCGGCGGTGGCGTGGGCATGGATGGTGGTGTCCGGCTCCACCGGAGGCAGCAGGCTCCAGCGCCCGGCCACGAGTGCCGGAGCATTCCGCAGGGTGGCCGGCTGGTTGCCTGCGGCCAGCCGCATCGAGCTTCCGGTCAGCGACGCGCCGGGTGCCCGGCCCAGCCGGCCCAGCCGTGCGGTGCGGGCCCGTGGAGTGGCAGCCCGCTGCTTGTGCGCCGTCTTGCCGCCGGAGAGGAGGGAACGGACCGGAGTGAAGGTGTCATTGCTGATGCGTCCGGCCCAGACCAGATCCCACAGTGCACTGATCACGGCACCGTCAGAGGCAGCGGAACCCTCCGGGCTGCCTGCAGCCAGGGCATCAACGAGTTGGCGGAAGAAGTACGCTCCACCGCCGGACAGCAGGTTTTGCAGCTGTAGCTGCAGGTCAGTGGGCTCAAAGTCGGCCGCAGGCGCCAGCGTCAGCGGGGCGTTTTCGGCCAGGTGCAGGGCTATCCAGCCGTCGTTTCCGGGCAGGGAGCCGGTTCCGGACCAGAGCACCTCTCCGGTGGCCGTGAGTTCATCGAGCATCGACGGTGTGTAGTTGCGGACCCGGGATCCCAGGATCAGCGGCTCCCAGGCCGATGCCGGAATCGGCACTCCGGAGAGCTGGTCGATCACGGTGGCTACGCCGTCGAGCCCGCGCAGCGAAGATCCGACGTTCTGCCAGACCGGCAGAAAACGGCCGTAGGTGGCCGGATCCACCGGCTCCACCTCGGACCGCAGGGCGGCCAGGGAACGACGGCGCAGCCGGCGCAGCACCTCCACATCGCACCATTCGGTTCCCGCAGGCGCACCGGGAATCGTGATGACGGCCCCCGGGGTGGTGTCGACGCCGGCTGCAGCGTCCAGGATCTGGGTTTCCGCGGGCCGGAATTCCCCTTCCACCACCCGG
This window harbors:
- a CDS encoding DNA-formamidopyrimidine glycosylase family protein, with the translated sequence MPEGDTVWRAARELNAALAGETITRCDIRVPKFATTDFSGRTVSGVVSRGKHLLIRIGPLDVAPVDEHAPDRAASGPEDGWLLHSHLKMEGLWHVYDRGQRWRRPAFKARCILETAAKQVVGFDLGFLRVLPQAEEDDAVGYLGPDLLGPDWDAAEALRRIESVPERPIGLALLDQRNLAGIGNVYRCEVCFLAGVHPLTPVAQVPNLPRIVDLSKRLLEANKLRSRRITTGNMRGDPLWVYNRETRGCLRCGTKVLHELVGDNALELRDLYYCPHCQPLPAT
- a CDS encoding RluA family pseudouridine synthase, with the translated sequence MSSPLPVRNGVNATRLRLPVEGPWETAMDYVLDRFGHVDPDGIVDRFARGEVVGLGGVPLSQRTLLNEHTFIWYYRELPPEKRLPVEINILHQDENLLVVDKPHFLPTTPGGMYVAESALVRLRVQLDIPDLIPMHRLDRMTAGVLLFSTNPQTRGKYQTLFEKRRISKEYEAVAPVRSDLELPRVVRSRMIKSRTYLLAQEVEGEPNAETRVELLEEHDGVGRYRLQPHTGKTHQLRVHMASLGLGILNDSFYPELLPQAPDDYTRPLQLLARSVEFVDPLTRAPVQYRSGLTLAFAPGSRPATA